One window of Erwinia aphidicola genomic DNA carries:
- a CDS encoding metal ABC transporter ATP-binding protein, which produces MIVLNQLVVGYQHRAVTPQLNGEFARGSMTALVGANGCGKSTLLKTLCGMLPPVSGSVSLSAPRPTVAWLPQHAELEKTFPLTVFDLVAMGFWRQSGWFKGLNRQQREQVMSALQRVNMLPFAAAAPGTLSGGQLQRVLFARLLIQDAELLLLDEPFTGVDSDTTELLLALLAERHQAGATLIVVLHDMATVAQHFPQVLRLKEQHSEWTCRGCGVTGLSFSRRGGTSA; this is translated from the coding sequence ATGATCGTACTTAATCAGCTGGTGGTTGGCTATCAGCATCGTGCGGTGACGCCGCAGTTAAACGGTGAGTTTGCACGCGGCAGCATGACGGCCCTCGTGGGGGCAAATGGCTGCGGAAAATCAACGCTGCTGAAGACGCTGTGCGGGATGTTGCCCCCGGTCAGTGGTTCGGTCAGCCTCTCTGCGCCACGTCCGACCGTTGCCTGGCTGCCCCAGCACGCTGAGCTGGAGAAAACATTCCCTTTGACCGTTTTCGATCTGGTGGCAATGGGCTTCTGGCGTCAGAGTGGCTGGTTTAAAGGCTTAAACCGCCAGCAGCGTGAGCAGGTCATGTCGGCACTGCAGCGCGTCAATATGCTGCCGTTCGCTGCCGCCGCGCCGGGAACCTTATCCGGCGGGCAGCTGCAGCGCGTGCTGTTTGCCCGGCTGCTGATACAGGACGCAGAACTGCTGCTGCTGGATGAGCCTTTTACCGGCGTCGACAGCGATACCACCGAACTGCTGCTGGCGCTGCTGGCGGAGCGGCATCAGGCCGGGGCGACACTGATTGTTGTCCTGCACGACATGGCTACGGTGGCGCAGCATTTCCCGCAGGTGTTACGCCTGAAAGAGCAGCACAGCGAATGGACCTGCCGCGGCTGCGGCGTGACCGGGCTGAGCTTTAGTCGCCGTGGGGGGACCAGCGCATGA
- a CDS encoding metal ABC transporter permease has protein sequence MMLIQPFIEFGFMRRALVACVALSLSATPLGVFLLLRRMSLVGDALSHAVLPGAAIGYLLSGLSLVAMGIGGAIAGLTVALLSGAVSRYTPLREDASFAGFYLGSLALGVTLVSLRGSSVDLLHVLFGSLLAVDTPSIVLVSSISAVTLLIFALIYRPLTIDAFDPSFLRAQNRWTSPLVHAIFLVLVVINLVAGFQVLGTLMSVGLMMLPAASARFWSRHLAGTLAAAMIIATLASFSGLYASFYLSLPAGPAVVLSAALLFFLSILIGPCGGIFAGRKPLAIR, from the coding sequence ATGATGCTGATCCAGCCATTTATCGAATTTGGATTTATGCGCCGGGCGCTGGTGGCCTGCGTCGCGCTGTCGCTGAGCGCGACGCCGCTGGGCGTCTTCCTGCTACTGCGCCGCATGAGCCTGGTGGGCGATGCGCTGTCGCACGCGGTGCTTCCCGGTGCCGCAATCGGCTATTTACTCTCCGGACTTTCGCTGGTCGCGATGGGCATTGGCGGAGCGATTGCCGGTCTGACGGTGGCGCTGTTGTCAGGCGCGGTCAGTCGCTATACGCCGCTGCGTGAGGATGCCAGCTTTGCCGGTTTCTATCTTGGCTCACTGGCGCTGGGCGTCACGCTGGTGTCGCTGCGCGGTTCCAGCGTCGATCTTCTGCATGTCCTGTTCGGCTCGCTGCTGGCGGTCGATACGCCCTCCATCGTGCTGGTCAGCAGCATCAGTGCGGTCACCCTGCTGATCTTCGCGCTGATCTACCGCCCGCTGACCATTGATGCCTTTGACCCGAGCTTTCTGCGCGCCCAGAACCGCTGGACTTCACCGCTGGTGCACGCCATTTTTCTGGTGCTGGTTGTCATCAACCTGGTGGCGGGCTTTCAGGTGCTTGGCACCCTGATGAGCGTCGGGCTGATGATGCTGCCTGCGGCCAGCGCCCGATTCTGGAGCCGTCATCTCGCCGGGACGCTGGCGGCGGCAATGATCATCGCCACGCTGGCCAGTTTCAGCGGGCTTTACGCCTCGTTTTACCTCTCGTTACCTGCCGGGCCCGCCGTGGTGCTGAGTGCGGCACTGTTGTTCTTTCTTTCCATTTTAATCGGTCCCTGCGGCGGCATTTTTGCCGGGCGTAAACCATTGGCAATCAGATAG